In one Alnus glutinosa chromosome 12, dhAlnGlut1.1, whole genome shotgun sequence genomic region, the following are encoded:
- the LOC133850979 gene encoding probable aspartic proteinase GIP1: MSLPFLVVFLSLVSSLPLSLQTGIALVAPIHKDHSTRQYTVEIYLKTPLQPSKLLLDLGASFSWLDCYQNYTSSTYLHIPCNASLCASLHSLACSNCYDAPSPACANDTCALFPENPVTRKPTIANAIIDSLALPTTDGFTLGPLRLVPEFLFSCSRTFLLQGLAQGVTGLAALGRSNFSLPAQVSAALSSPRYFALCLSGTRSDQGVVFLGTSGPYYFNSLISKIDLSKSLIYTPLILNPVGSTVITYYLQPSDEYFIGLTSVEVNGKAVQINGSLLTVNENGSGGTKISTVHPYTVLETSIFKAFTELFVSEASALNLTVTNAVEPFGACYPAKDVFSTRVGPAVPTVDLVMQSNEVFWRIFGSNSMVRISRDDADVWCLGFVDGGPNARTSVVIGGHQMEDNLLQFDLESKRLGFSSSILAQGTSCANFNFTSNQILK; encoded by the coding sequence ATGTCTCTGCCATTCCTTGTCGTCTTTCTCTCACTTGTTtcctctctgcctctctcacTCCAAACAGGAATAGCCCTCGTAGCTCCTATTCACAAAGACCATTCTACCCGCCAATACACCGTCGAAATTTACCTCAAAACCCCTCTCCAACCCTCCAAACTACTCCTCGACCTCGGCGCTTCCTTCTCCTGGCTCGACTGTTACCAGAACTACACTTCCTCCACTTACCTCCACATCCCCTGCAATGCCTCTCTCTGCGCTTCCCTCCACTCACTCGCCTGCTCCAACTGCTACGACGCCCCCTCCCCCGCCTGCGCCAACGACACCTGCGCTCTCTTCCCTGAGAACCCCGTTACCCGCAAGCCCACCATAGCCAACGCCATCATTGACTCCCTCGCATTGCCCACCACCGACGGCTTCACTCTGGGCCCACTCCGTCTCGTCCCCGAGTTCCTCTTCTCCTGCTCGCGAACCTTCCTCCTCCAAGGCCTCGCCCAAGGGGTCACCGGCCTGGCCGCGCTGGGCCGCTCCAACTTTTCGCTCCCGGCGCAGGTTAGTGCCGCCCTCTCTTCCCCCCGCTATTTTGCGCTGTGCTTGTCTGGTACGCGCTCGGATCAGGGCGTGGTGTTCTTGGGCACCAGTGGGCCCTACTACTTTAATTCGTTAATTTCCAAAATTGACCTCTCGAAATCGCTTATTTACACGCCGCTGATTCTGAACCCGGTCGGGAGCACCGTGATAACGTACTATCTACAACCGTCCGATGAGTATTTCATAGGTTTGACTTCAGTAGAAGTCAACGGTAAGGCCGTGCAGATCAACGGCTCGCTCCTGACCGTAAATGAGAACGGGTCCGGTGGGACCAAGATCAGCACCGTCCATCCGTACACTGTATTGGAGACGTCCATATTCAAAGCCTTTACTGAGCTGTTTGTTAGCGAAGCCTCTGCTTTGAACCTCACCGTAACGAACGCGGTTGAGCCATTCGGTGCGTGCTATCCAGCGAAGGACGTTTTTAGTACGCGTGTGGGACCGGCCGTCCCGACCGTCGATCTCGTGATGCAAAGCAATGAGGTGTTCTGGAGGATTTTCGGGTCGAATTCGATGGTCAGGATCTCGAGGGATGATGCGGACGTGTGGTGCTTGGGATTTGTGGATGGTGGGCCCAATGCTAGGACGTCGGTCGTGATTGGTGGGCATCAGATGGAGGATAATCTTCTTCAGTTTGATCTCGAATCAAAGAGATTAGGATTTAGCTCCTCAATTTTGGCCCAAGGGACCTC